The proteins below come from a single Burkholderia contaminans genomic window:
- a CDS encoding C39 family peptidase, whose protein sequence is MRQLAAASIVALAYALSGPSASADEMTVVDPAGAGYAMHVTSLKEARFKRTVKQQYDFSCGSAAVATLLNYQYDYPMTEQTAFAQMWENGNQEKIRQQGFSLLDIRRFLEAHGFVADGFELPLQTLARTHTPAIVLITEHGYHHFVVVKGLRDGRVLVGDPATGTRPMSLASFEQKWEDHVIFVIHNRPERAVFNDPRDWRVAPSAPLYTGIARDGLYNVVMPKHGPSDY, encoded by the coding sequence ATGAGACAGCTTGCCGCCGCGAGCATCGTGGCGCTCGCGTACGCGCTATCCGGCCCGTCTGCATCGGCGGACGAGATGACGGTCGTCGATCCGGCGGGCGCCGGTTATGCGATGCACGTCACGAGTCTCAAGGAAGCGCGATTCAAGCGCACCGTCAAGCAGCAGTACGATTTCAGCTGCGGGTCGGCCGCCGTCGCGACGCTGCTGAATTATCAGTATGACTATCCGATGACCGAGCAGACCGCTTTCGCCCAGATGTGGGAGAACGGCAATCAGGAGAAGATCCGCCAGCAGGGCTTCTCGCTGCTCGACATCCGGCGTTTTCTCGAAGCGCACGGCTTCGTCGCGGACGGCTTCGAGTTGCCGTTGCAGACGCTTGCCAGGACGCACACGCCGGCGATCGTGTTGATCACCGAGCACGGCTATCACCATTTCGTGGTCGTGAAGGGGCTGCGTGACGGGCGTGTGCTCGTCGGCGATCCGGCCACCGGCACGCGGCCGATGTCGCTGGCGAGTTTCGAGCAGAAGTGGGAAGACCATGTGATTTTCGTGATCCACAACCGGCCCGAGCGGGCGGTGTTCAACGATCCGCGTGACTGGCGCGTCGCGCCCAGCGCGCCGCTCTACACCGGCATCGCCCGCGACGGCCTGTACAACGTCGTGATGCCGAAGCACGGCCCGAGCGACTATTGA
- a CDS encoding acyltransferase family protein produces the protein MSTGPRNARIDMLRGVSIVLVLLHHFNIPYSLRDTSLARVFGWDAVHAVARNGNYGVTMFFVISGYLITSNARRRWGSLGALDVRAFYVSRIARIVPCLLLLLALVNGLAAAGVPIFQNHAPEGIAVSFWLVNLASLTFWMNVLIGAYGWVNYALGVLWSLSVEEVFYLSFPLLCIALRRDARLVAFWVVIAAIGPVYRFTHAGDEGGFLYAYFASFDGIAIGCCTALLAERVTGQRLAAPLVQWLVAGAMATLYLAWPIAQSHVAGVTAMALGTAVLLIGAHVNGERVPGRLLAPLGRAGKLSYELYLFHLIVLGGLRTFWPPSATHGDTKLLLLIAYLALSAALSAAIARGYATPLDRFVKRIASRPSARVPDGARF, from the coding sequence ATGAGCACCGGCCCGCGCAATGCGCGGATCGACATGCTGCGCGGCGTGTCGATCGTGCTCGTGCTGCTGCACCACTTCAACATCCCCTACTCGCTGCGCGACACGTCGCTCGCGCGCGTATTCGGCTGGGACGCGGTGCATGCCGTGGCGCGCAACGGCAACTACGGCGTGACGATGTTCTTCGTGATCTCCGGCTACCTGATCACGTCGAATGCGCGCCGCCGCTGGGGCAGCCTCGGCGCGCTCGACGTGCGTGCGTTCTACGTGTCGCGTATCGCGCGCATCGTCCCGTGCCTGCTCCTGCTGCTCGCGCTCGTCAACGGCCTCGCGGCGGCCGGCGTGCCGATCTTCCAGAACCATGCGCCGGAGGGTATCGCCGTGTCATTCTGGCTGGTGAACCTCGCGTCGCTGACGTTCTGGATGAACGTGCTGATCGGCGCGTACGGGTGGGTCAACTACGCGCTCGGCGTGCTGTGGTCGCTGTCGGTCGAAGAGGTGTTCTACCTGTCGTTTCCGCTGCTGTGCATCGCGTTGCGCCGCGATGCGCGGCTGGTCGCGTTCTGGGTGGTTATCGCCGCGATCGGGCCCGTGTACCGCTTCACGCACGCCGGCGACGAAGGCGGGTTCCTGTACGCGTACTTCGCGTCGTTCGACGGGATTGCGATCGGCTGCTGCACCGCGCTGCTGGCCGAGCGCGTGACCGGGCAGCGGCTGGCCGCGCCGCTCGTGCAGTGGCTCGTCGCGGGGGCGATGGCCACGCTGTATCTGGCGTGGCCGATCGCGCAAAGCCATGTCGCCGGCGTCACCGCGATGGCGCTCGGCACGGCCGTGCTGCTGATCGGTGCGCACGTCAACGGCGAGCGCGTGCCGGGCCGCCTGCTCGCGCCGCTGGGCCGCGCCGGCAAGCTCAGCTACGAGCTGTACCTGTTCCATCTGATCGTGCTCGGCGGGCTGCGCACGTTCTGGCCGCCGTCCGCCACGCACGGCGACACGAAGCTGCTGTTGCTGATTGCGTATCTGGCGTTGTCGGCGGCGCTGAGCGCGGCGATCGCGCGCGGCTATGCGACACCGCTCGACCGCTTCGTCAAGCGAATCGCATCGC
- a CDS encoding IS110 family transposase — MDTVSLIGIDLGKHCFHLHGQDASGRMVFRKKLTRSQMFTLLGNFPRCIVVMEACAGAHWIARRLQALGHEAKLISPQFVKPFRQGNKNDFADAQAICEAAARSSMRFVSPHNEAQQIVSALHRVRERLVRDRTGTINQIHAFLLEFGISLPRGMAVIRRLPAVLEAESLPPRLVVVLERLQAHFKYLDEQIHQLERELLTQLHEDERSERLLEIPGIGPMTASVLMSELGDAQQYGSARQFAASVGLVPRQYSTGGKPTLLGISKRGDKELRRLLVQCARAIMQRIEHRTDALGVWIRSLLARRHSNVVACALANKLARIAWAILAKGTHYRSIEAVPSV, encoded by the coding sequence ATGGACACGGTATCGCTGATCGGAATCGATCTCGGCAAGCACTGCTTCCACCTGCATGGACAGGATGCGTCAGGCAGGATGGTGTTCCGTAAAAAGCTCACGCGTAGCCAGATGTTCACGCTGCTGGGCAATTTTCCGCGTTGCATTGTGGTCATGGAGGCCTGCGCCGGTGCTCACTGGATCGCACGTCGACTTCAAGCGCTGGGCCATGAGGCCAAGCTGATTTCTCCGCAATTCGTCAAACCGTTCCGGCAAGGCAACAAGAACGATTTCGCGGACGCCCAGGCGATCTGCGAAGCAGCCGCTCGTTCGAGCATGCGTTTCGTGAGCCCGCACAACGAAGCCCAGCAAATCGTTTCAGCCTTGCACCGTGTGCGCGAGCGGCTGGTGCGTGACCGCACCGGCACGATCAATCAGATTCATGCGTTTCTGTTGGAGTTCGGTATCAGCTTGCCGCGCGGCATGGCAGTGATCCGGCGACTGCCTGCCGTGCTCGAGGCAGAATCGTTGCCGCCGAGGCTGGTGGTCGTGCTCGAACGTTTGCAGGCGCACTTCAAGTATCTGGACGAGCAGATCCACCAGCTCGAACGTGAGTTGCTTACCCAGCTACACGAGGATGAACGCAGTGAACGACTGCTCGAGATTCCTGGCATTGGCCCGATGACCGCCAGCGTGTTGATGTCTGAGTTGGGCGATGCCCAGCAATATGGCTCAGCAAGGCAGTTTGCAGCTTCGGTTGGTCTGGTGCCGCGGCAGTACAGCACCGGCGGCAAACCAACGCTACTGGGCATCAGCAAGCGTGGCGACAAGGAACTGCGACGATTGCTGGTGCAATGTGCGCGGGCCATCATGCAGCGCATCGAGCACCGCACGGATGCATTGGGCGTCTGGATTCGCAGCCTGTTGGCGCGGCGACACTCGAACGTGGTGGCCTGTGCCCTGGCCAACAAACTGGCGAGGATCGCCTGGGCCATCCTCGCCAAAGGGACACACTACCGGAGCATCGAGGCTGTTCCCTCAGTCTGA
- a CDS encoding ABC transporter permease: MNGFFLHLSIADWVNGALETFVAQYGDGFHHFSVLVLRYLLVPLEGALRVAPPWLVLLAVGAIAWNATRRIGLGVLFMLLLYAIGCFGLWDKLMQTLALMLVSTVLSVAIGVPVGILASRSAWLRRMLLPVLDVMQTLPSFVYLIPVLMLFGLGKVPAILATIIYALPPLIRLTDLGIRQVDPDVTEAARAFGTTRWQLLVNVQLPLARPSIMAGINQTTMMALSMVVIASMIGSRGLGEDVLAGIQTLDVGKGTQAGLAIVILAIVIDRISQGFGQERRARRRLAQQRRQKGASRVPYRLPRKAQSAGVDSNQATQSSRA, translated from the coding sequence ATGAACGGCTTCTTTCTGCACCTGTCGATCGCCGACTGGGTGAACGGCGCGCTCGAGACGTTCGTCGCGCAATACGGCGACGGCTTCCATCACTTCAGCGTACTGGTGCTGCGCTACCTGCTCGTGCCGCTCGAAGGCGCGCTGCGCGTGGCGCCGCCGTGGCTCGTGCTGCTGGCGGTCGGCGCGATCGCGTGGAATGCGACGCGCCGCATCGGCCTCGGCGTGCTCTTCATGCTGCTGCTCTACGCGATCGGCTGCTTCGGCCTGTGGGACAAGCTGATGCAGACGCTCGCGCTGATGCTCGTCTCGACGGTGCTGTCGGTCGCGATCGGCGTGCCGGTCGGCATCCTCGCATCGCGTAGCGCGTGGCTGCGCAGGATGCTGTTGCCCGTGCTCGACGTGATGCAGACGCTGCCGAGCTTCGTGTACCTGATCCCCGTGCTGATGCTGTTCGGCCTCGGCAAGGTGCCCGCGATCCTCGCGACGATCATCTACGCGCTGCCGCCGCTGATCCGCCTGACCGATCTCGGCATCCGCCAGGTCGATCCGGACGTGACGGAAGCCGCGCGCGCATTCGGCACGACGCGCTGGCAACTGCTCGTGAACGTGCAGTTGCCGCTCGCGCGGCCGAGCATCATGGCCGGCATCAACCAGACGACGATGATGGCGCTGTCGATGGTCGTGATCGCGTCGATGATCGGCTCGCGCGGGCTCGGCGAGGACGTGCTCGCCGGCATCCAGACGCTCGACGTCGGCAAGGGCACGCAGGCCGGCCTCGCGATCGTGATCCTTGCGATCGTGATCGACCGGATCAGCCAGGGCTTCGGCCAGGAACGCCGCGCCCGGCGGCGGCTCGCGCAGCAGCGCCGGCAGAAGGGTGCGTCGCGCGTGCCGTACCGGCTGCCGCGCAAGGCGCAGTCGGCGGGCGTCGATTCGAATCAGGCGACGCAGTCGTCGCGGGCTTAG
- a CDS encoding quaternary amine ABC transporter ATP-binding protein produces the protein MATIDVKHVYKLFGPQAAHARVLDLLRSGKRKADVLAETGCNVGLNDVSLGIESGEIFVIMGLSGSGKSTLVRHFNRLIEPTAGEIVIDGSDVIKLDAHGLRELRRFKVSMVFQNFGLLPHQTVLDNAAYALRTRGEKRHDAAEAARNWLTKVGLDGYGDHYPDELSGGMRQRVGLARALAADTDVLLMDEAFSALDPLIRTEMQDQLLELQATLAKTIVFITHDLDEALRIGDRIAILRDGTLVQVGTPDDILSRPADDYVRRFVEKRTSVN, from the coding sequence ATGGCGACCATCGACGTCAAACACGTGTACAAGCTGTTCGGGCCGCAGGCTGCGCATGCGCGCGTGCTCGACCTGCTGCGCTCGGGCAAGCGCAAGGCCGACGTGCTGGCCGAAACGGGCTGCAACGTCGGGCTCAACGACGTGAGCCTCGGCATCGAGTCGGGCGAGATCTTCGTGATCATGGGGCTGTCGGGTTCCGGGAAATCGACGCTCGTGCGGCATTTCAACCGGCTGATCGAGCCGACGGCCGGCGAGATCGTGATCGACGGCAGCGACGTGATCAAGCTCGACGCGCACGGGCTGCGCGAGCTGCGCCGCTTCAAGGTCAGCATGGTGTTCCAGAACTTCGGATTGCTGCCGCACCAGACCGTGCTCGACAACGCCGCGTATGCGCTGCGCACGCGCGGCGAGAAGCGGCACGATGCGGCCGAGGCCGCGCGCAACTGGCTGACGAAGGTCGGGCTCGACGGCTATGGCGATCACTATCCGGACGAGCTGTCGGGCGGGATGCGGCAGCGTGTCGGGCTGGCGCGCGCGCTGGCGGCCGATACCGACGTGCTGCTGATGGACGAAGCGTTTTCCGCGCTCGATCCGCTGATCCGTACCGAGATGCAGGATCAGTTGCTCGAGCTGCAGGCGACGCTCGCGAAGACGATCGTGTTCATCACGCACGATCTCGACGAAGCACTGCGGATCGGCGACCGGATCGCGATTTTGCGCGACGGCACGCTCGTCCAGGTCGGGACGCCGGACGATATCCTGTCGCGGCCGGCGGATGATTATGTCCGGCGGTTCGTGGAGAAGCGGACGAGCGTGAATTGA
- a CDS encoding porin — MKKTLTALAVTATFATPVFAQSSVTLYGVIDEGLNYTNNVGTGHVYEMASGYAQGSRWGLKGSEDLGGGMKAIFQLENGFDVNTGRLNQGGRMFGRQAYVGLSQTQYGTLTFGRQYDSVVDYLAPTTANGNWGGYLLAHPFDNDNTDNSFRLDNTVKYASPNFGGFQFGGAYSFSNSTNFSDNRAYSFGAQYQNNGLLIGAAYLQANRPGDGSAGAITANDASYIAERMRVFGAGINYTFGQATVGFAYTNSNYKNPTGNGYLGTPGAIIAPGATVSAIKYQNFEVNGSYQVTPAFMVGAQYVLSLEKYDASTGNAKPKIHSAGLMADYNLSKRTDVYVQAAYQHIAGDKTNSILDNAFIPGTDAPSSTSNQVAVRVALRHKF, encoded by the coding sequence ATGAAAAAGACCCTGACGGCGCTCGCCGTAACGGCAACCTTCGCAACCCCCGTGTTCGCGCAAAGCAGCGTCACGCTGTACGGCGTGATCGACGAAGGCCTGAACTACACGAACAACGTCGGCACCGGCCACGTCTACGAAATGGCGAGCGGCTACGCGCAGGGCAGCCGCTGGGGCCTGAAGGGCAGCGAGGATCTCGGCGGCGGCATGAAGGCGATCTTCCAGCTCGAGAACGGCTTCGACGTGAACACCGGCCGCCTCAACCAGGGCGGCCGCATGTTCGGCCGCCAGGCGTACGTCGGCCTGAGCCAGACGCAGTACGGCACGCTGACGTTCGGCCGCCAGTACGACTCCGTCGTCGACTATCTCGCGCCGACCACGGCCAACGGCAACTGGGGCGGCTACCTGCTCGCGCATCCGTTCGACAACGACAACACCGACAACTCGTTCCGCCTCGACAACACGGTGAAGTACGCGAGCCCGAACTTCGGCGGCTTCCAGTTCGGCGGCGCATACAGCTTCAGCAACAGCACGAACTTCTCGGACAACCGCGCGTACAGCTTCGGCGCGCAGTACCAGAACAACGGCCTGCTGATCGGCGCCGCGTACCTGCAGGCGAACCGCCCGGGCGACGGCTCGGCCGGCGCGATCACCGCGAACGACGCGAGCTACATCGCCGAGCGCATGCGCGTGTTCGGCGCGGGCATCAACTACACGTTCGGGCAGGCGACGGTCGGCTTCGCGTACACGAACTCGAACTACAAGAACCCGACCGGCAACGGCTACCTCGGCACGCCGGGCGCGATCATCGCCCCGGGCGCGACGGTCAGCGCGATCAAGTACCAGAACTTCGAGGTGAACGGTTCGTACCAGGTCACGCCGGCGTTCATGGTGGGCGCGCAGTACGTGCTGTCGCTCGAGAAGTACGACGCATCGACCGGCAACGCGAAGCCGAAGATCCATTCGGCCGGGCTGATGGCCGACTACAACCTGTCGAAGCGCACCGACGTGTACGTGCAGGCCGCGTACCAGCACATCGCCGGCGACAAGACGAACTCGATCCTCGACAACGCGTTCATCCCCGGGACCGACGCGCCGTCGTCGACGTCGAACCAGGTGGCCGTGCGCGTCGCGCTGCGCCACAAGTTCTGA
- a CDS encoding ABC transporter substrate-binding protein gives MQIRRLKTVLLAAAAILSAPAAHAAGGACTDGKTVHFAGITWESGSFATEVLRQIMEKGYGCKTDVVPGSTAATETALARNDLQIWAEQWTGRSEITAKAVSSGAVKLIGDTLPGGTTEGWFVPDYVVKGDPARNIKPVAPGLVSVDDLPKFKQVFADEEEPDKGRFLNCPTGWDCERVNTRLLRVLKLDQSYTNFHPGTGAALDAAIASAYQRGAPIVFYYWGPAALMAKYKFTALKMPAYNEACWKTLRDESSTHQCASSYMVSRLTVGVSKPFADANPDLVGVFGKVRFPMDFLNQTILEMTTKKIDGAAMATQFLKTRQDMWKQWVPADVAQKIAGSLKGA, from the coding sequence ATGCAGATTCGACGACTGAAAACGGTCCTTCTCGCCGCCGCGGCGATCCTGTCCGCGCCTGCCGCCCACGCGGCCGGCGGCGCGTGCACCGACGGCAAGACGGTCCATTTCGCGGGCATCACATGGGAAAGCGGGTCATTCGCGACCGAAGTGCTGCGGCAGATCATGGAGAAGGGCTACGGCTGCAAGACGGACGTCGTGCCGGGCAGCACGGCCGCCACCGAAACGGCGCTCGCGCGCAACGACCTGCAGATCTGGGCCGAGCAGTGGACGGGCCGCAGCGAGATCACCGCGAAGGCCGTCTCGTCGGGCGCCGTGAAGCTGATCGGCGACACGCTGCCGGGCGGCACGACGGAAGGTTGGTTCGTGCCCGACTACGTAGTGAAGGGCGATCCGGCGCGCAACATCAAGCCGGTCGCGCCGGGGCTCGTGTCGGTCGACGATCTGCCGAAGTTCAAGCAGGTGTTCGCCGACGAGGAGGAACCGGACAAGGGCCGCTTCCTGAACTGCCCGACGGGCTGGGACTGCGAGCGCGTGAACACGCGCCTCCTGCGCGTGCTGAAGCTCGACCAGTCGTACACGAACTTCCACCCGGGCACGGGCGCGGCGCTCGACGCGGCGATCGCGTCCGCCTACCAGCGCGGCGCGCCGATCGTGTTCTATTACTGGGGCCCGGCCGCGCTGATGGCGAAATACAAGTTCACCGCGCTGAAGATGCCGGCCTATAACGAAGCATGCTGGAAGACGTTGCGCGACGAGAGCAGCACGCACCAGTGCGCGTCGTCGTACATGGTGTCGCGGCTGACGGTCGGCGTGTCGAAGCCGTTCGCCGATGCGAACCCCGATCTCGTCGGCGTATTCGGCAAGGTGCGTTTCCCGATGGACTTCCTGAACCAGACGATCCTCGAGATGACCACGAAGAAGATCGACGGCGCGGCGATGGCCACGCAGTTCCTGAAGACCCGCCAGGACATGTGGAAGCAGTGGGTGCCGGCCGACGTCGCGCAGAAGATCGCCGGCAGCCTGAAGGGCGCGTAA